Proteins from a single region of Leptospira brenneri:
- the coaE gene encoding dephospho-CoA kinase (Dephospho-CoA kinase (CoaE) performs the final step in coenzyme A biosynthesis.), translated as MSPKHNNKTLIGITGSIGSGKSTVLAMFGELGAEAVSSDSIARQFTEPNSPVISELVSIFGKSILDEKGSPVRSKIAELAFSDQTKLTALNGLLHPLIRKSFHEFLNSRKDGSIIAWEVPLLFETDAHTLCDFTVTIAVSPEVAWERVQTRGGMTEEDFKKRNTAQMDLEKKKSLSDFVVTNDNQREELKKQIEIIYKEIQQRIQK; from the coding sequence GTGAGTCCAAAACATAACAACAAAACTTTAATCGGAATTACCGGATCCATTGGTTCGGGAAAGTCGACTGTACTTGCTATGTTTGGCGAGCTTGGTGCGGAAGCAGTAAGTTCGGACTCCATTGCTCGTCAATTCACCGAACCAAATAGTCCCGTGATTAGCGAACTTGTATCCATTTTCGGCAAATCCATTCTGGACGAAAAAGGTTCTCCGGTAAGATCCAAAATTGCAGAACTTGCTTTTTCCGATCAGACAAAGCTAACAGCTCTAAATGGGTTACTCCATCCACTCATTCGTAAATCTTTTCACGAATTTTTAAATTCAAGGAAAGACGGAAGCATCATTGCCTGGGAAGTTCCTCTCCTCTTTGAAACCGATGCCCATACACTCTGCGACTTTACAGTTACCATTGCCGTAAGTCCAGAAGTAGCTTGGGAACGAGTCCAAACTCGCGGTGGGATGACGGAGGAAGATTTCAAAAAACGAAATACCGCCCAAATGGATTTAGAGAAAAAAAAGTCTCTCTCCGATTTCGTCGTAACGAACGATAATCAAAGGGAAGAGTTAAAAAAACAAATCGAAATTATTTATAAAGAAATTCAACAAAGGATTCAAAAATGA
- a CDS encoding SPOR domain-containing protein produces the protein MKERVFYVINLDKQRIGVLSLFLFALFFSIFFLGVSVGKGKAEETQSLYKKAELTQTTEASDASIPAPTAVTPNPADTATGTSVASSLVQGTKTKEQTNLNQEIPMADVGNNPYFVETSTAKDEEEEKKQQVVDLTKRSEKRSLANKQEERFKNLAPSSKPTKSHKNSEQTLSSKSEGKQFTIQLAAFTSRQSAETFLSQLKSDNHGKLTAKTFIVVKNGFFVVQMGKSKDKATLSKTLSKTSMPKEIKSKAMVVTYQPLS, from the coding sequence ATGAAAGAAAGAGTATTTTACGTGATCAACTTAGACAAACAAAGAATTGGAGTTTTGTCCCTCTTTCTTTTTGCCTTATTCTTTTCGATTTTTTTCCTGGGTGTTTCTGTCGGCAAAGGAAAAGCAGAGGAAACACAAAGCCTCTACAAGAAGGCCGAACTGACACAAACGACAGAAGCGAGTGATGCATCCATCCCTGCTCCAACTGCGGTAACACCGAATCCTGCAGATACGGCAACGGGAACTAGTGTAGCTTCTTCTCTTGTACAAGGAACAAAAACCAAAGAACAAACGAACTTGAACCAAGAAATTCCAATGGCAGATGTTGGAAATAATCCCTACTTCGTAGAAACTTCCACTGCCAAAGATGAAGAAGAAGAGAAAAAACAACAAGTAGTAGATTTAACCAAACGTTCCGAAAAACGAAGTTTGGCCAACAAACAGGAAGAACGATTTAAAAACTTGGCTCCTAGTTCCAAACCAACAAAGTCACATAAGAATTCAGAACAAACTTTAAGTTCAAAGTCGGAAGGGAAACAGTTTACGATCCAACTAGCTGCCTTTACCAGCAGACAATCGGCGGAAACATTTTTATCACAACTAAAATCAGATAACCATGGCAAACTCACTGCTAAAACATTTATTGTAGTAAAGAACGGTTTCTTTGTGGTCCAAATGGGTAAATCCAAAGACAAAGCAACTCTTTCCAAAACTCTATCCAAAACTTCCATGCCAAAAGAAATCAAATCCAAGGCTATGGTTGTCACTTACCAACCGCTTTCGTAA
- a CDS encoding DUF2452 domain-containing protein codes for MEESEIPHHSLTYGTSRLAPSISLVDRAKEIEMAEESVKLHVHGKLEIIANQIRRLKEEAEQILEQAEKDIELHKARCQFEKKPGQIIHLYEKETGTYFSLLSPNDWGKNPPHPYKGSYTMNPDRSFIEILKS; via the coding sequence ATGGAAGAATCGGAAATTCCCCACCACAGTCTCACCTACGGGACCAGTCGATTGGCACCCTCCATCAGTCTTGTTGATCGAGCCAAAGAAATTGAAATGGCGGAAGAATCCGTCAAACTCCATGTCCACGGAAAATTAGAAATCATTGCAAACCAAATCAGACGCTTGAAAGAAGAAGCGGAACAGATTTTAGAACAAGCAGAAAAAGATATCGAACTCCACAAAGCTCGGTGTCAGTTTGAAAAGAAACCGGGTCAAATTATTCATCTGTATGAAAAAGAAACTGGGACTTATTTTTCTCTTCTGTCACCGAATGATTGGGGAAAGAACCCACCCCATCCTTATAAAGGATCTTATACAATGAATCCTGATAGAAGTTTTATAGAAATTCTTAAATCTTAA
- a CDS encoding VanW family protein, which yields MISRLKLIIKSSRRTLGAILKGNYFQYGLQPNKISEWNEETTLSLPIFDSPLKVGKLQNLRIAIANLNGRILFPGKIFSFWYELGNPTLAKGYTEGRVIRNGLVGSEIAGGLCQLSGIIYYLSLELGLEVLERFPHSRDLYTENTRFTPLGTDASVVYPTKDLRIQNSFPFPLLFEFDLTDTVLRFRIRSEKPLKRAKLYFQQTNHNGHSNVQVFRETNENPILCSSDDYLL from the coding sequence TTGATTTCTCGACTCAAACTGATCATAAAAAGTAGTAGAAGAACCCTCGGAGCGATTCTAAAGGGAAACTACTTTCAGTACGGGCTACAACCAAATAAAATTTCAGAATGGAACGAAGAAACAACGCTTAGTCTACCCATTTTTGATTCACCTTTAAAAGTAGGAAAACTTCAAAACCTTCGCATAGCCATTGCCAACTTAAACGGCCGCATCCTATTTCCTGGAAAGATTTTTTCCTTTTGGTATGAACTGGGAAATCCAACTCTTGCCAAAGGTTACACTGAAGGACGTGTGATTCGAAATGGACTCGTTGGTTCCGAAATTGCCGGTGGCCTTTGTCAATTATCAGGAATTATTTACTACTTATCTTTAGAACTGGGACTAGAAGTTTTGGAACGTTTTCCACACTCTCGTGATTTGTACACAGAAAATACGAGGTTTACACCTCTGGGAACTGATGCCTCAGTCGTTTATCCTACAAAAGATTTAAGGATTCAAAACAGTTTTCCATTTCCTTTATTATTCGAATTTGATCTTACCGATACGGTCCTAAGATTTCGCATTCGATCAGAAAAACCATTAAAACGAGCGAAACTTTACTTCCAACAAACAAATCACAATGGACATTCGAATGTCCAAGTATTTCGAGAAACAAATGAAAATCCCATCTTATGTTCTTCCGATGATTACCTTTTATAA
- a CDS encoding SH3 domain-containing protein has translation MKKLFLVFLTSLVLFQCKKTPTIEVGQNVFISATVLNARKTPTLDGEKVGKFNLGDEVKVLERSEKDVEIDGISAFWYRIQSKEITGWVFGGYLSVTKVESRDAIIAAVQGNFVFCTIPDRMDCSNTIEFDGESFVFRMFNQYSGISEKLEGVFDVYSDHLVLDTKSRLVRPSIFIQFPQTEEERTAYNNAYFGYSDSDSHLVSLSTYPVTGKQDLYFYVCNEKLLLLIEKKEKDSACKSEYAYTKSSYSSP, from the coding sequence ATGAAGAAATTGTTCCTTGTTTTCTTAACTTCCCTGGTTTTGTTTCAGTGTAAAAAAACACCTACAATCGAAGTCGGTCAAAATGTATTTATTTCTGCTACAGTGCTAAATGCTCGAAAAACTCCCACACTCGATGGAGAGAAGGTTGGAAAATTTAATCTTGGGGATGAGGTTAAGGTTTTGGAGCGATCGGAGAAGGATGTCGAAATCGATGGAATTTCTGCTTTTTGGTACCGCATTCAATCCAAAGAAATTACTGGTTGGGTGTTTGGTGGGTATCTATCCGTTACCAAAGTAGAATCGAGGGATGCGATAATTGCAGCAGTTCAAGGGAATTTTGTTTTCTGCACAATCCCTGACCGAATGGACTGTTCGAATACAATTGAGTTTGATGGAGAAAGTTTTGTTTTCCGTATGTTTAATCAATATTCTGGCATCAGTGAAAAATTAGAAGGAGTGTTTGATGTCTATTCAGACCATCTAGTTTTGGATACAAAATCTCGACTGGTTCGTCCTTCCATTTTTATCCAATTCCCACAAACGGAGGAAGAAAGAACTGCTTACAATAATGCTTATTTCGGATATTCGGATTCAGATAGTCATTTAGTTTCGCTTAGCACTTACCCTGTTACCGGAAAACAAGATTTGTATTTTTACGTTTGTAACGAAAAACTGTTGTTACTCATTGAGAAAAAAGAAAAAGATTCTGCTTGTAAAAGTGAATACGCTTACACTAAATCTTCTTACTCTTCCCCTTAA
- a CDS encoding YidB family protein, producing the protein MSFFESLKAVAAQAVELVQNNPQIVSGIQKIIEDNGGVSGIVQKFKDKGFAEAASSWVGTGDNVNIGAADVMKVLGSDSVQELAKKVGLDSDATAGLIGNLLPIVIDKLSPDGKEPANDITSQLSSLASLFTK; encoded by the coding sequence ATGAGTTTTTTTGAAAGTTTGAAAGCCGTTGCAGCTCAGGCAGTAGAGCTGGTACAAAACAATCCCCAAATTGTTTCTGGAATCCAAAAGATCATCGAAGACAATGGAGGGGTTTCTGGAATTGTCCAAAAATTCAAAGATAAAGGGTTTGCGGAAGCTGCTTCCTCATGGGTGGGAACAGGAGACAATGTGAACATTGGTGCCGCAGATGTGATGAAGGTTTTAGGAAGCGATTCTGTGCAAGAATTAGCCAAAAAAGTGGGGTTAGATTCAGATGCAACTGCGGGTCTCATTGGAAATTTATTGCCAATAGTGATCGATAAACTTTCTCCTGATGGAAAAGAACCTGCGAACGATATCACTTCACAGCTTTCTTCTTTAGCTTCCCTGTTTACTAAATAG
- a CDS encoding dihydrofolate reductase family protein, translated as MKTQGTLSAFLFLSLDGFYKGENEDISWHSHGAEESKFSEENLNSGNTLLFGKRTFLMMESFWTSPDAFRIFPIVTEQMQNAQKLVLSHSELNTTWENTGPLAANWRDDLTKRKEKGINITILGSGEVFRQCCDLEIIDHFSLMIDPIAIGKGESLFGGLKSIQSFTLESSRTFASGSVLLNYKKLIKK; from the coding sequence ATGAAAACCCAAGGAACCCTTTCTGCATTTTTATTTTTATCACTCGATGGATTTTATAAAGGAGAAAACGAAGATATCTCCTGGCATTCTCATGGTGCAGAGGAATCTAAATTTTCAGAAGAAAATCTAAACTCAGGAAACACCCTGCTCTTTGGAAAACGAACCTTTCTAATGATGGAATCGTTTTGGACAAGTCCAGATGCCTTCCGAATTTTTCCCATTGTCACCGAACAAATGCAAAATGCTCAAAAACTAGTCCTTTCGCATTCAGAACTAAACACTACTTGGGAAAACACAGGCCCTCTTGCAGCCAACTGGAGAGACGACCTAACAAAGCGGAAAGAGAAAGGTATAAATATTACAATTCTCGGAAGTGGTGAAGTCTTCCGGCAATGTTGTGATCTGGAAATCATAGATCACTTTTCCCTGATGATTGATCCCATAGCCATAGGGAAAGGTGAATCTCTGTTCGGGGGACTAAAATCTATACAATCTTTTACACTCGAATCATCAAGAACCTTTGCTAGTGGATCGGTATTATTGAATTATAAAAAATTAATAAAAAAATAA
- a CDS encoding FG-GAP-like repeat-containing protein, with amino-acid sequence MKQSNFLCPDKDPFKRWSPAQYLLLLPESTVTISNLTNNSIVETGFVVGTVPPGPTFVNVGIDDAMPTQVPVINGTWRYALPAKAVTNTFWTYGSLHTIYAHLPYERSNTIQVRMGTNHDTNGDGYPDLIVSATRINSDQGYAFVYNSNPITKQLETAPSTTITDGTTGTYFGSKISSGDFNGDGYADLIVGSQAYAGIISYGGRVLLFYSEGQSGIPSRNLNAGGLADTILSGITQDSRLGSFVKGADINHDGYDDAVLASPWNDDVFIFYSQGSSGVNSQNTNSANMVYKPGVNDNFGTNAYAGDVNGDGFQDLVVGAPFYSSKVGQIYVFLSNLGTLSNIPQQNLIAPLEVSNCPGANGCQFGTSIVLDYFNSDKCIDLAVGAPTFNSGQGIVFVFNSTCDAINPYSNIPNSILIGPPTTSCDANICSFGATLASGDTNGDGLPDLLIGATGASAGIGDVYLVLNDPITGFRNMNLSAGGSADSLFSGFATGSNFSQGLQFQDTNADGLQDIVISEPTATNRVYTFHSVRGGLPTNQNLFNGGVTSQTLAPPAGNGFGNSIALWKTKAESFLLAIVLKTKRILGFS; translated from the coding sequence ATGAAACAATCCAATTTTCTTTGTCCTGATAAAGATCCCTTCAAACGATGGTCGCCGGCCCAGTATTTACTTCTCTTACCTGAGTCCACGGTTACCATCTCCAACCTAACCAACAACTCCATTGTCGAAACAGGTTTTGTTGTCGGAACCGTTCCCCCTGGCCCCACCTTTGTGAATGTGGGAATTGATGATGCAATGCCTACCCAAGTGCCGGTGATCAATGGAACTTGGCGGTACGCCCTGCCTGCAAAAGCCGTTACCAATACGTTTTGGACTTACGGAAGCCTTCATACCATCTATGCCCATTTGCCCTATGAAAGATCCAATACCATCCAAGTGCGCATGGGAACCAATCATGATACGAATGGGGATGGGTATCCGGATTTGATTGTATCGGCAACCCGCATCAATTCAGACCAAGGTTATGCGTTTGTATACAATTCGAATCCCATTACCAAACAACTAGAAACCGCACCCAGCACAACGATAACGGATGGAACCACAGGCACTTACTTTGGAAGCAAGATCAGTTCTGGTGATTTTAATGGCGATGGCTACGCTGATTTAATTGTCGGTAGCCAAGCGTATGCCGGCATCATATCCTACGGGGGAAGAGTGTTACTTTTCTACAGTGAAGGACAATCTGGGATACCATCTAGAAATCTAAATGCAGGAGGTCTTGCTGATACTATCCTATCTGGCATTACGCAAGATAGTAGACTTGGCAGCTTCGTCAAAGGTGCAGATATTAATCATGATGGTTATGACGATGCAGTACTAGCCTCACCTTGGAATGATGATGTTTTTATTTTCTATAGCCAAGGATCTAGTGGTGTGAATTCACAGAATACAAACTCGGCAAATATGGTTTATAAACCAGGAGTAAATGATAATTTTGGAACTAATGCTTATGCGGGTGATGTCAATGGAGATGGATTTCAAGATTTAGTAGTCGGAGCACCATTTTACTCATCAAAGGTAGGCCAAATTTATGTATTCCTTTCCAATCTTGGAACCTTATCTAACATTCCTCAGCAGAATCTCATTGCTCCATTAGAAGTTTCCAATTGTCCAGGAGCAAATGGGTGTCAGTTTGGAACTAGCATTGTTTTGGATTATTTTAATTCTGATAAATGTATTGACCTTGCCGTCGGCGCTCCGACTTTCAATTCTGGACAAGGAATTGTTTTTGTTTTTAATTCCACTTGTGACGCCATAAATCCCTACTCGAACATACCAAATTCGATCCTTATAGGACCACCAACTACTAGCTGTGATGCGAATATTTGCTCATTCGGAGCTACCTTAGCTTCTGGCGATACAAATGGAGATGGATTGCCCGACTTACTGATCGGAGCAACCGGTGCCAGTGCAGGAATCGGTGACGTTTACTTAGTGTTAAATGATCCAATCACCGGATTTCGCAATATGAACTTAAGTGCCGGCGGATCGGCCGATAGCCTTTTTTCTGGCTTCGCTACGGGTAGCAATTTCTCGCAAGGATTACAGTTCCAAGACACCAATGCGGATGGCCTCCAAGACATAGTAATTTCAGAACCTACGGCTACAAACCGAGTCTACACATTTCATAGTGTGCGTGGTGGTTTACCGACAAACCAAAATCTATTTAACGGCGGAGTGACAAGCCAAACCCTTGCACCACCAGCAGGAAATGGGTTTGGAAATTCCATTGCCTTATGGAAAACGAAAGCAGAATCTTTCCTTTTGGCAATTGTTTTAAAAACAAAAAGAATTTTAGGTTTTTCATAA
- a CDS encoding VOC family protein, with protein sequence MNAFVKLILVGSFSLGFVFCKKEKSSEVSSGVDGKNTEQGLHQGTKNMVSIVEIPVVNMARAIPFYQSILGVAIEKMTMEDTELGVFPSSEGAVSVVLVKGKDYIPTKNGVLVYLNPGKDLQPVLDRIEKNGGKILLKKTLISPEMGYYAFFLDSEGNKLGLHSQE encoded by the coding sequence ATGAATGCATTCGTAAAATTGATATTAGTTGGTTCATTCAGTTTGGGGTTTGTTTTCTGTAAAAAGGAAAAGAGTTCTGAAGTTTCTAGTGGAGTTGATGGAAAAAATACAGAGCAAGGGCTCCACCAAGGTACAAAGAATATGGTTTCTATTGTCGAAATTCCTGTCGTCAATATGGCTCGGGCAATTCCATTTTATCAATCCATTCTGGGTGTTGCCATAGAGAAGATGACGATGGAAGATACAGAACTCGGTGTTTTTCCTTCCTCAGAAGGAGCCGTGAGTGTGGTTCTCGTAAAGGGTAAGGATTATATACCTACTAAAAATGGTGTATTGGTTTATCTCAATCCAGGTAAGGACTTACAACCTGTTTTGGATAGAATCGAGAAAAATGGAGGGAAAATCCTTCTCAAAAAAACGTTGATTAGTCCTGAGATGGGTTATTATGCATTTTTCTTGGACAGTGAAGGGAATAAATTGGGGTTACATTCGCAGGAATAA
- a CDS encoding cyclic nucleotide-binding domain-containing protein, with amino-acid sequence MNILEFMQNISTQVYLRGDVIFREGDPHDGSMYCIMSGMFAVTKRLPDGTQEVIKGLGPGEFFGELSLLTRRPRAMTISVVSTNARVGILRDDQFEKLARINTHFLFQLTKSTVEKLHRAEARLTELDKMLEEFTKEEEK; translated from the coding sequence ATGAACATACTGGAATTTATGCAAAATATCTCTACGCAAGTGTATTTGCGCGGCGATGTGATCTTTCGTGAAGGAGATCCCCATGACGGAAGTATGTATTGTATCATGAGTGGGATGTTTGCTGTCACCAAACGACTGCCAGATGGAACACAAGAAGTCATCAAGGGCCTCGGGCCTGGGGAATTTTTTGGAGAATTATCCCTACTCACAAGAAGACCTAGAGCGATGACAATTAGTGTTGTTTCGACCAATGCTCGGGTGGGAATCTTACGAGATGATCAGTTTGAAAAACTAGCCCGGATCAATACCCATTTTTTATTCCAACTCACCAAAAGTACGGTAGAAAAACTCCATAGGGCGGAAGCAAGACTCACTGAACTTGATAAAATGTTAGAAGAATTCACAAAGGAAGAAGAGAAATGA
- a CDS encoding Crp/Fnr family transcriptional regulator, giving the protein MNVDHLRKYITEVRIDHFAEGTKVFSEGEDSNGKMFFVFAGELQVFKRKASGDDQYVRDIGPGEFFGEMALVFPSPRAATVVASAEDTKVGIITKEIFLAMGKESPGFLSVILHSMINRLTAVEDSISERQQELHTLINTMPSLRTEPSTTESVTTNEEKTQDPEKSEKEE; this is encoded by the coding sequence ATGAACGTCGACCATTTGCGAAAGTACATCACCGAAGTAAGAATCGACCACTTTGCCGAGGGAACCAAAGTGTTTTCAGAAGGTGAGGATTCCAACGGCAAAATGTTTTTTGTATTTGCAGGCGAACTCCAAGTCTTTAAACGGAAAGCGAGTGGAGATGACCAATACGTTCGGGACATTGGACCTGGAGAATTCTTCGGAGAGATGGCACTCGTATTTCCTTCCCCTAGGGCAGCAACCGTTGTTGCTTCCGCAGAAGACACGAAAGTAGGAATCATTACCAAAGAGATTTTTTTAGCCATGGGAAAAGAAAGTCCAGGATTTCTTTCCGTCATCCTCCATAGTATGATCAACCGCCTAACAGCAGTCGAAGACAGTATCTCCGAAAGACAACAAGAGTTACATACACTCATCAACACAATGCCATCCTTACGGACAGAACCATCTACCACAGAATCCGTCACGACGAATGAGGAGAAAACACAAGATCCAGAGAAATCGGAAAAGGAGGAATGA
- a CDS encoding PilZ domain-containing protein produces MTLRFFNYPIPVLLVTLGFFAVPFLNFFAIATLYDLDLEHFSMILSRIQPWQYVLSALSAIIAYGLIAKKKFGYYLFLIFSFLILTYNVWMVLSVTLGKKIFLAGIRIHTSDVIWNMVTTTLLLGIVFYFLRREIAAPYLSGKRRGWRTKYRETHPIPFHWTNADGEREGDGQTINISRNGILIPIPAHHFLKVGDPINLLLKLEKENREPVSISVQAKIVRIDEESDGSEIAGVQLFFPINQREEKQIYETFLARVFAPRYPVSNPVNFSGKNNQMNQGTLLNVSLEGLYIETSAVLEQDQICTVKIQTRSGEISVGGVVRWSNPQGKYGKPSGFGIQIDSIENKNLFRVWIWKQRFKLFHGR; encoded by the coding sequence GTGACTTTGCGGTTCTTCAACTATCCCATCCCTGTTCTTTTGGTTACCCTCGGTTTTTTCGCCGTGCCCTTCCTTAATTTTTTTGCCATTGCCACCTTATACGATTTGGATCTGGAACATTTCAGCATGATCCTCTCTCGAATCCAACCTTGGCAGTACGTTTTGTCTGCTCTTAGTGCCATCATTGCTTATGGCCTCATTGCCAAGAAAAAATTTGGTTACTACCTGTTCCTCATTTTTAGTTTTCTCATCCTTACTTACAATGTATGGATGGTTTTGTCCGTTACACTAGGCAAAAAAATCTTTCTCGCAGGCATTCGCATCCATACATCCGATGTGATCTGGAATATGGTCACCACAACTCTCTTACTGGGGATTGTATTTTATTTTTTACGGAGAGAGATTGCAGCCCCTTACCTGAGTGGAAAACGAAGAGGTTGGAGAACCAAATACCGAGAAACCCATCCCATCCCTTTTCATTGGACCAATGCAGATGGGGAACGGGAAGGAGATGGGCAAACCATCAATATTTCAAGAAACGGAATCCTCATTCCCATCCCAGCGCATCACTTTCTAAAGGTGGGAGACCCCATCAACCTGCTCTTAAAGTTAGAAAAAGAAAACAGGGAACCTGTTTCTATCTCTGTCCAAGCTAAAATAGTCCGTATCGACGAGGAGAGTGATGGATCAGAAATTGCTGGGGTTCAACTTTTTTTCCCCATCAACCAAAGAGAAGAAAAACAAATTTATGAAACCTTTCTGGCTCGTGTCTTTGCACCAAGGTATCCTGTTTCCAATCCTGTAAACTTTTCAGGAAAGAACAACCAAATGAACCAAGGGACCTTACTCAATGTTTCATTGGAAGGATTGTATATTGAAACCAGTGCTGTCCTAGAACAAGATCAAATTTGTACTGTGAAAATCCAAACAAGATCAGGAGAAATTTCAGTCGGTGGAGTCGTACGTTGGTCCAACCCACAAGGTAAATATGGAAAACCAAGTGGATTTGGAATTCAAATTGATTCCATTGAAAATAAAAACCTATTTCGTGTATGGATTTGGAAACAACGATTTAAATTATTCCACGGTCGGTAA
- a CDS encoding IspD/TarI family cytidylyltransferase, with protein MNNLYVVLLAGGTGTRMGTLVPKQFLKVRGESLLRHSVKRFRRFGLIKSIIVVSHPDWIFETEKDLSDLLEWNDRIVPGGESRHLSTLAGIGSFNYDEKDIFFIHDVARPNFKQNELYQLVEQTKIFGGASLVAKSTESLVRVRMHVNYTEEPLKREEVYSVKTPQTIAGFMIRELLEEGLDPDIKKHPTDLCTWMGRRRVGIVETDYHNIKVTSPGDTELADSLFWEDLPTVE; from the coding sequence ATGAATAATCTTTATGTTGTCCTACTTGCGGGTGGGACAGGGACTCGGATGGGAACTCTGGTTCCCAAACAGTTTTTAAAAGTAAGAGGTGAGTCGTTACTTCGTCATTCAGTGAAACGATTTCGTCGTTTTGGTCTGATCAAATCCATCATTGTGGTTTCTCATCCTGATTGGATTTTTGAAACAGAAAAAGATTTAAGTGATTTATTGGAATGGAATGACCGGATTGTTCCTGGTGGTGAATCTCGCCATCTCTCTACGTTAGCGGGAATTGGATCTTTTAACTATGATGAAAAGGATATATTTTTTATCCATGATGTGGCAAGACCAAACTTCAAACAAAATGAACTCTATCAGTTAGTCGAACAAACAAAAATTTTTGGGGGAGCAAGCCTTGTGGCAAAGTCTACCGAAAGTTTGGTGCGAGTTCGAATGCATGTGAACTATACCGAAGAACCCTTAAAAAGGGAAGAAGTGTATTCTGTCAAAACCCCTCAAACCATCGCAGGGTTTATGATTCGAGAACTTTTGGAGGAAGGTTTAGATCCAGATATCAAAAAACATCCAACAGATCTTTGTACTTGGATGGGAAGACGAAGGGTGGGAATTGTGGAAACAGATTATCACAATATCAAAGTAACAAGTCCTGGGGATACAGAACTTGCCGATTCTTTGTTTTGGGAAGATTTACCGACCGTGGAATAA